From the Lathyrus oleraceus cultivar Zhongwan6 chromosome 4, CAAS_Psat_ZW6_1.0, whole genome shotgun sequence genome, one window contains:
- the LOC127135435 gene encoding protein HAIKU1, producing the protein MQKMKNSKNQLKGKLGVSKKGKNKIKNNLLQQTINNGKYVFSGALHENPQPNVYNVDKNDFMKVVQHLTGLQSNSTKFESEITRLHKIRSPPLTNVRQLDLIQVRVPTLAAPQVFPYTELFRPPFHFVIGCPLVDMPLTNYIESPIITYMRNIQDSMINYDVSRGNQFQSYPIETEVFNNVNVQYQPQYYPIQRQVFNNVESFQASYTLHPNLVELPISVFMRRFQLFDCNSSKDNQFQY; encoded by the coding sequence ATGCAGAAAATGAAAAACTCAAAAAACCAGTTGAAGGGGAAATTGGGTGTGAGCAAAAAGGGAAAGAATAAGATAAAAAACAATCTATTACAACAGACCATTAACAATGGTAAATATGTTTTTAGTGGTGCTCTACATGAAAATCCACAGCCAAATGTTTATAACGTAGACAAGAATGATTTCATGAAAGTTGTACAACATCTTACTGGAttacaatcaaattcaactaAATTTGAGTCTGAGATTACAAGGTTGCATAAAATAAGGTCTCCTCCATTAACCAATGTGAGGCAATTGGATCTTATTCAGGTTAGGGTTCCGACGCTAGCAGCTCCTCAAGTGTTTCCTTACACTGAACTGTTTAGACCTCCTTTTCATTTTGTTATTGGTTGTCCTCTTGTGGATATGCCATTGACAAATTATATTGAGTCACCTATCATTACTTACATGAGAAATATTCAAGACTCAATGATCAACTATGATGTTTCAAGAGGTAACCAATTCCAATCTTACCCTATTGAAACAGAAGTATTCAACAATGTGAATGTTCAATATCAACCACAATATTATCCGATTCAAAGACAAGTGTTTAACAATGTTGAGTCTTTTCAAGCATCATATACTTTGCATCCTAATCTTGTTGAGTTACCCATTTCTGTTTTCATGAGAAGATTTCAGTTGTTTGATTGTAATTCTTCAAAGGATAACCAATTTCAGTACTAA